One Algibacter sp. L3A6 genomic region harbors:
- the purH gene encoding bifunctional phosphoribosylaminoimidazolecarboxamide formyltransferase/IMP cyclohydrolase — protein MSNEKTIKSALISVFSKDGLEPIVRKLNEQGVTIYSTGGTEKFINDLGIDVVPVEDVTSYPSILGGRVKTLHPKVFGGILNRQNHDGDVAELAEYNIPQLDVVIVDLYPFEKTVASGANTQDIIEKIDIGGISLIRAAAKNYSDVICVSSVDDYAEFLDLISENNGSISEENRKRFAGKAFNVSSHYDTAIFNYFNQNNEETVLKISETNGKTLRYGENPHQKGFFFGNFDELFTKLHGKELSYNNLLDVDAAVNLMNEFKNDAPTFAVLKHNNACGLAQRDTLHQAYVDALAGDPVSAFGGVLISNKEIDLATAEEIHKLFCEVVIAPSFSAEALETLKGKKNRILLEIHDIEMPQTNVRSCLNGVLVQDRNNITDQAEDLKTVTTLAPTSEQVDDLIFASKICKHTKSNTIVLTKNKTLLASGTGQTSRVDALEQAIHKAQTFKFDLNGSAMASDAFFPFPDCVEIAKNAGITSVIQPGGSIKDQLSIDYCNGNNVAMVMTGTRHFKH, from the coding sequence ATGAGCAACGAAAAAACCATTAAATCGGCACTAATTTCAGTATTTAGTAAAGACGGATTAGAACCAATTGTAAGAAAGTTAAACGAACAAGGCGTAACCATTTATTCTACCGGTGGTACTGAAAAATTTATTAACGATTTAGGTATAGACGTTGTTCCTGTAGAAGATGTTACATCATACCCTTCTATTCTTGGTGGTCGTGTAAAAACATTACACCCAAAAGTTTTTGGTGGTATTTTAAACAGACAAAACCATGATGGTGATGTTGCTGAATTAGCCGAATATAATATCCCACAACTTGATGTTGTAATTGTTGATTTATATCCTTTTGAAAAAACAGTAGCTTCTGGAGCAAATACTCAAGATATTATTGAAAAAATTGATATTGGAGGAATTTCTTTAATTCGTGCTGCTGCTAAAAATTATTCAGATGTTATCTGTGTATCTTCAGTTGATGATTATGCTGAATTTTTAGATCTTATTTCAGAAAATAACGGAAGCATTTCAGAAGAAAACAGAAAACGTTTTGCAGGAAAAGCATTCAACGTATCTTCTCATTACGATACTGCTATTTTTAACTACTTCAACCAAAACAATGAAGAAACAGTTTTAAAAATAAGCGAGACTAACGGTAAAACGTTACGTTACGGTGAAAACCCACACCAAAAAGGATTTTTCTTCGGAAACTTCGATGAGTTATTCACTAAACTTCACGGAAAAGAATTAAGTTACAACAACCTTTTAGATGTTGATGCCGCTGTTAATTTAATGAACGAGTTTAAAAATGACGCACCCACATTTGCTGTATTAAAACACAATAATGCTTGTGGTTTAGCACAACGTGACACACTTCACCAAGCTTATGTAGATGCTTTAGCTGGAGACCCTGTTTCTGCTTTTGGTGGTGTTTTAATTAGTAATAAAGAAATTGATTTAGCTACAGCTGAAGAAATACACAAATTATTCTGTGAGGTTGTTATCGCACCTTCTTTTTCTGCGGAAGCGCTAGAAACTCTTAAAGGTAAAAAGAACAGAATTTTATTAGAAATACATGATATTGAAATGCCACAAACAAACGTTAGAAGTTGTTTAAACGGCGTTTTAGTTCAAGATAGAAATAACATTACAGATCAGGCTGAAGATTTAAAAACAGTAACAACTTTAGCACCAACAAGCGAACAAGTAGACGATTTAATTTTTGCATCTAAAATTTGTAAGCATACCAAATCTAATACTATTGTTTTAACAAAAAACAAAACGTTATTAGCAAGTGGAACAGGACAAACTAGTCGTGTTGATGCCTTAGAGCAAGCCATACATAAAGCACAAACTTTTAAATTCGATTTAAACGGTTCTGCTATGGCTAGTGATGCCTTTTTCCCTTTCCCTGATTGTGTAGAAATAGCAAAAAACGCAGGTATTACTTCGGTAATTCAGCCAGGTGGATCTATAAAAGATCAATTAAGTATTGATTATTGTAACGGCAACAATGTAGCCATGGTTATGACAGGAACACGCCATTTTAAACACTAA
- a CDS encoding GAF domain-containing protein: protein MILETLKPQVSAIISNQDLDKNERLLKICELLDKNITYYNWVGFYFRNGEKEELLLGPYVGAPTDHTVIPFGKGICGQVAVSNENFVVPDVAAQDNYIACSITVKAEIVVPIFVNGENIGQIDIDSNTPDPFTELDERFLEFVCEQVATIL, encoded by the coding sequence ATGATTTTAGAAACTCTAAAACCCCAAGTATCAGCAATTATTTCTAACCAAGACCTAGATAAAAACGAGCGTCTATTAAAAATATGCGAACTACTCGATAAAAACATAACATATTATAACTGGGTCGGTTTCTATTTTAGAAACGGCGAAAAAGAAGAGCTACTTTTAGGTCCTTATGTTGGTGCACCAACAGACCATACTGTAATTCCTTTTGGAAAAGGTATTTGCGGACAAGTAGCCGTTAGCAACGAAAATTTTGTTGTGCCAGATGTTGCTGCTCAAGATAATTATATTGCTTGCAGCATTACTGTTAAAGCCGAAATAGTAGTTCCCATTTTTGTTAATGGCGAAAACATTGGCCAAATAGATATCGACTCGAATACACCAGACCCTTTTACAGAATTGGACGAACGTTTTCTGGAGTTTGTTTGCGAGCAAGTTGCAACTATACTTTAG
- the xrtF gene encoding exosortase family protein XrtF, translating to MKTLFVKYRSVIKFILTFLLVYLSLSIIYKFYLQFSDGSEFYPDYFTHLVGEQSKDLLNTFGYATEMVPHLEEPSLKVMIGNIYVARVIEGCNGLSVLILFISFIVAFSGRLKATLLYLLSGSVIIYVVNVLRIVILSIWLYKYPEQSEFLHAVVFPAIIYGVVFLLWIFWVNRFSKLNQKNV from the coding sequence TTGAAAACACTCTTTGTAAAATACAGGTCGGTAATAAAGTTTATACTTACATTTTTGTTGGTGTACTTATCACTTTCTATAATTTATAAATTTTATTTACAATTTTCTGATGGTTCCGAGTTTTATCCAGATTATTTCACGCATTTGGTTGGCGAGCAAAGTAAAGATTTGCTAAACACATTTGGCTATGCTACCGAAATGGTGCCACATCTAGAAGAGCCTTCTTTAAAGGTAATGATAGGTAATATCTATGTGGCCCGAGTTATTGAGGGGTGTAACGGATTAAGCGTGTTAATTTTATTTATTTCTTTTATTGTTGCATTTTCAGGAAGATTGAAAGCTACACTTTTGTATCTGCTTTCAGGGAGTGTAATTATCTATGTGGTTAATGTTTTGCGTATTGTAATATTATCGATTTGGCTTTATAAATACCCAGAGCAATCGGAGTTTTTACATGCCGTAGTATTTCCAGCTATTATTTATGGTGTTGTATTTTTACTTTGGATTTTTTGGGTGAATCGTTTTTCTAAATTAAACCAAAAAAATGTCTAA
- a CDS encoding exosortase F system-associated membrane protein, which yields MSKPVKYFLLFILIIVLVLIRWFENELFYDPYLTFFHNDYLYIDSPRREVLKLVAFTVLRYVLNGLVSLGVLYVVFKDRSIIKFSTLVYAMAFIILICGYLYFVINPKQTDYYFFFNLRRFLIQPVILILLLPAFYYYKLTKDLK from the coding sequence ATGTCTAAACCGGTTAAATATTTTCTGCTTTTTATATTGATAATCGTATTGGTGTTAATTCGATGGTTTGAGAATGAATTATTTTACGATCCATATTTAACCTTCTTTCATAACGATTATTTGTATATCGATAGTCCGCGTAGAGAAGTGTTAAAATTAGTAGCTTTTACAGTTTTACGCTATGTTTTAAACGGTTTAGTTTCCTTAGGGGTTCTTTATGTGGTTTTTAAAGATAGAAGCATTATAAAGTTTTCAACTTTGGTTTACGCTATGGCTTTTATTATTTTAATTTGTGGTTATTTGTACTTTGTTATCAACCCGAAACAAACCGATTACTACTTCTTTTTTAATTTAAGACGTTTTTTAATTCAGCCTGTAATTTTAATATTGTTACTGCCTGCTTTTTATTATTACAAACTTACCAAAGATTTAAAGTAG
- a CDS encoding M3 family metallopeptidase: MIKASLITPFQTPYNVAPFSAIENDDYLPTFKEAIKQAKAEIDAIVNNTEAPSFENTIVALDFSGEQLDRISSIFFNLNSAETNETIQKIAQEVSPLLSEFGNDITLNEDLFKRVKAVYDNKSQLNLTTEEQTLLDKRYKGFSRNGANLPEDKKEKLREIDKKLSQLSLKFGENVLAETNKFEMLVVDEKDLAGLPEGTIEAAKQLAESKEKEGWLFTLDYPSYIPFVTYADNRELRKKLTLAAGSKAFKGDDLDNQDIVLQIVNLRHERANLLGYKTHAHFVLEERMAQTPEKVLDFSNELLEKAKPAAKKEFEHLEKFAKELDSIDQLEKWDGSYYSEKLKQKLFSLDDEQLKPYFKLENVIDGAFTVANKLFDLSFEEIDTIDKYHEDVLTYKVTDKNGDLVSIFYADFFPRSGKRNGAWMTSYKPQYVVDGENSRPHISIVCNFTKPTKSKPSLLTFNEVTTLFHEFGHALHGMLANTTYPSLSGTSVFWDFVELPSQVMENWCYEKEALELFAKHYETGEVIPMDLVEKIKDSASFHQGMQTLRQLSFGLLDMKWHGQDPSNISNVKDFETEAFKDTNLYPKTEETCMSTAFSHIFQGGYSSGYYSYKWAEVLDADAFEYFQEAGIFNKEVATKFKDNVLSQGGTENPMILYKRFRGQEPKPEALLKRAGLIK; encoded by the coding sequence ATGATAAAAGCATCTTTAATTACCCCGTTCCAAACACCATACAACGTAGCGCCTTTTTCAGCTATTGAAAACGACGACTATCTTCCTACTTTTAAGGAAGCCATAAAGCAAGCCAAAGCTGAAATTGACGCGATAGTAAACAATACCGAAGCACCTAGTTTTGAAAACACCATTGTAGCATTAGATTTTTCTGGAGAGCAATTAGATAGAATTTCGAGTATATTTTTCAATTTAAATTCTGCAGAAACGAATGAAACTATCCAAAAAATAGCTCAAGAAGTTTCTCCTTTATTATCAGAATTTGGTAATGACATTACATTAAACGAAGACTTATTTAAGCGCGTAAAGGCCGTTTACGATAATAAAAGCCAGCTAAATTTAACTACGGAAGAACAAACCTTATTAGATAAAAGATATAAAGGTTTTTCTAGAAACGGAGCCAATTTACCTGAAGACAAAAAGGAAAAATTACGCGAAATAGACAAAAAACTGAGTCAGCTAAGTTTAAAATTCGGAGAAAATGTTTTAGCTGAAACCAATAAGTTTGAAATGCTTGTTGTAGACGAAAAAGATTTAGCTGGTTTACCAGAAGGTACAATAGAGGCTGCAAAACAGTTGGCAGAATCTAAAGAAAAAGAAGGTTGGTTATTCACACTAGATTACCCAAGTTACATTCCTTTTGTAACCTATGCAGACAATAGAGAGTTACGCAAAAAACTAACTTTAGCGGCAGGCAGCAAAGCCTTTAAAGGTGACGATTTAGACAATCAAGATATTGTATTACAGATTGTAAACTTACGTCACGAACGCGCTAACTTATTAGGATACAAAACGCATGCTCATTTTGTTCTAGAAGAACGTATGGCGCAAACCCCTGAAAAAGTTTTAGACTTTTCTAATGAGTTGTTAGAAAAAGCAAAACCAGCTGCAAAAAAGGAGTTTGAACACTTAGAGAAATTTGCAAAAGAATTAGATAGCATAGACCAATTAGAAAAATGGGATGGCTCTTATTATTCTGAAAAACTGAAACAAAAATTATTCAGTTTAGATGATGAACAACTGAAACCATATTTTAAATTAGAAAATGTAATTGATGGAGCTTTTACGGTGGCCAACAAATTATTCGATTTAAGTTTTGAAGAAATTGATACTATTGATAAATATCACGAAGATGTTTTAACGTATAAGGTTACCGATAAAAACGGTGATTTAGTTTCTATATTTTACGCCGATTTCTTCCCAAGATCTGGAAAAAGAAACGGTGCTTGGATGACATCTTACAAACCACAATATGTAGTAGATGGCGAAAATAGCCGCCCGCATATTTCTATAGTTTGCAACTTTACAAAACCAACAAAAAGCAAACCATCTTTATTAACCTTTAACGAGGTTACTACCCTATTTCACGAATTTGGACACGCATTACACGGCATGTTAGCTAACACTACTTACCCTAGCTTATCTGGAACTAGTGTGTTTTGGGATTTTGTAGAATTGCCAAGTCAGGTTATGGAAAACTGGTGCTACGAGAAAGAAGCTTTAGAATTGTTTGCTAAACATTATGAAACTGGAGAAGTTATCCCAATGGATTTAGTTGAAAAAATAAAAGATTCAGCTAGTTTTCACCAAGGAATGCAAACATTACGTCAGTTAAGTTTTGGTCTTTTAGATATGAAATGGCACGGACAAGATCCATCAAACATTTCTAATGTTAAAGATTTTGAAACTGAGGCCTTTAAAGACACCAACTTATATCCTAAAACAGAAGAAACTTGTATGAGTACCGCATTTTCTCATATTTTTCAAGGTGGATATTCATCTGGATATTACAGTTATAAATGGGCTGAAGTTTTAGATGCCGATGCTTTCGAATATTTTCAAGAAGCTGGTATTTTCAATAAAGAAGTTGCTACCAAATTTAAAGACAACGTACTGTCGCAAGGAGGAACAGAAAACCCAATGATACTTTATAAACGTTTTAGAGGTCAAGAGCCAAAACCTGAAGCTTTATTAAAACGTGCTGGGTTAATTAAATAG
- the purE gene encoding 5-(carboxyamino)imidazole ribonucleotide mutase: MNKVGVIMGSKSDLPVMQDAIDILKGFGVDVEVDIVSAHRTPEKLFDYGKNAHTRGFAVIIAGAGGAAHLPGMIASLSPLPVIGVPVKSSNSIDGWDSVLSILQMPGGVPVATVALNGAKNAGILAAQILGASDLYVREKIIAYKEDLKVKVNESAKDLS, from the coding sequence ATGAATAAAGTAGGAGTCATCATGGGAAGCAAAAGCGACCTGCCAGTAATGCAAGATGCGATAGATATTTTAAAAGGATTTGGTGTTGATGTTGAAGTTGATATTGTATCGGCTCACCGTACACCAGAAAAACTATTCGACTACGGAAAAAATGCACACACCAGAGGTTTTGCAGTAATAATTGCCGGAGCTGGTGGCGCTGCACATTTACCAGGCATGATTGCATCACTATCACCATTACCAGTAATTGGAGTTCCTGTAAAAAGCAGTAATTCTATAGATGGTTGGGATTCTGTATTATCAATATTACAAATGCCAGGTGGTGTTCCTGTTGCAACAGTTGCTTTAAATGGCGCAAAAAATGCAGGAATATTAGCAGCACAAATTTTAGGAGCTAGCGATTTATATGTTCGCGAAAAAATAATAGCTTACAAAGAAGACTTGAAAGTAAAGGTTAATGAATCGGCTAAAGATTTAAGCTAA
- a CDS encoding 5-(carboxyamino)imidazole ribonucleotide synthase translates to MNYFSSHFKLGILGGGQLGKMLLYNTRKFDIYTCVLEASNEAPCKTACDEFHLGDLMDYDAVYNFGKQVDVLTIEIENVNIDALEALEKEGVKVYPSAKTLRIIQNKATQKLFYVDHNIPTSPFTRFAFTSEIKEALNHGGLSLPFVWKCAQFGYDGTGVKIVRTADDLKDLPNVECIAENLVPFKNELALIVARNASGETKTYPVVEMEFHPEANQVEYVICPARIDVAVAKKAEAVALKVSEAINHVGLLAVEMFQTENDDILINEVAPRPHNSGHQTIEASYTSQFEQHIRAVLNLPLGRTDNKVGGVMVNLVGAEGFSGNVVYENIEKIMNMDGVTPHIYGKKQTRPFRKMGHVTIVNEDLNEARRIAEEVKKSIRVISE, encoded by the coding sequence ATGAATTACTTTTCTTCTCATTTTAAACTCGGCATTTTAGGTGGTGGGCAACTCGGTAAAATGTTACTTTACAACACCAGAAAATTTGATATTTACACCTGTGTTTTGGAAGCTAGCAACGAGGCGCCTTGCAAAACAGCCTGCGACGAATTTCACCTTGGTGATTTAATGGATTATGATGCTGTTTATAACTTCGGAAAACAAGTAGATGTCTTAACTATTGAAATTGAAAACGTAAACATCGACGCCCTGGAAGCGCTTGAAAAAGAAGGCGTAAAAGTATATCCATCTGCAAAAACATTACGTATTATCCAGAATAAAGCAACGCAGAAATTATTTTATGTAGATCACAACATTCCTACATCACCTTTTACTCGTTTTGCATTTACTTCGGAAATAAAAGAAGCTCTAAACCATGGCGGATTAAGCTTACCTTTTGTTTGGAAATGTGCTCAGTTTGGATACGATGGTACTGGCGTAAAAATTGTTAGAACCGCTGACGATCTAAAAGATTTACCTAACGTAGAATGTATTGCAGAAAACTTAGTACCCTTTAAAAACGAATTGGCCTTAATTGTTGCAAGAAATGCATCGGGAGAGACCAAAACTTACCCTGTAGTAGAAATGGAATTTCACCCAGAAGCCAACCAAGTAGAGTATGTTATTTGCCCTGCTCGCATAGATGTTGCTGTTGCTAAAAAAGCAGAAGCTGTAGCCTTAAAAGTTTCGGAGGCTATTAACCATGTTGGTTTATTGGCTGTTGAAATGTTTCAAACTGAAAATGATGATATTTTAATAAACGAAGTCGCTCCAAGACCTCATAATTCGGGACATCAAACTATAGAAGCCAGTTATACCTCGCAATTTGAACAGCATATTCGTGCCGTTTTAAATTTACCTTTAGGTCGCACAGATAACAAAGTAGGCGGTGTTATGGTTAACCTTGTTGGCGCCGAAGGCTTTAGCGGAAATGTAGTTTACGAAAACATAGAAAAAATAATGAATATGGACGGTGTTACACCACATATTTATGGCAAAAAACAAACACGTCCGTTTAGAAAAATGGGACATGTCACTATTGTAAATGAAGATTTGAATGAAGCGAGACGGATTGCCGAAGAGGTTAAGAAATCCATCCGAGTAATTTCAGAATAA
- a CDS encoding adenylate kinase — protein sequence MIKLHDKYFKPFISAAQIDDALARMADEIANDIGDEVPVFIGILNGSFMVVSDFVKKYPKPCEVTFIKLASYEGVKSTEDIQRLIGLTQDLSGRTVVILEDIIDTGNTLAEVHRIFKNENVKALKIATLFYKPEAYKKDFKLHYVGIEIPNKFIVGYGLDYDGLGRNLPEVYQIKETQHMTNLVLFGPPGAGKGTQANFLKEKYNLVHISTGDVFRFNIKNETALGMLAKSFIDKGELVPDQVTIDMLNAEVEKNADANGFIFDGFPRTNAQAESLDKLMEAKDSQINAMIALEVDDEILVGRLLERGKTSGRPDDADESIIRNRITEYYNKTAILKDYYNAQEKYFGVDGVGSIEDITVRLSTAIDKL from the coding sequence GTGATAAAGTTACACGACAAATATTTTAAACCATTTATATCTGCTGCACAAATTGATGATGCACTAGCTAGAATGGCCGATGAGATTGCGAATGATATTGGTGACGAAGTTCCTGTATTTATCGGTATCTTAAACGGTTCGTTTATGGTGGTAAGCGATTTTGTTAAAAAATATCCAAAACCTTGTGAGGTTACTTTTATCAAATTAGCATCATACGAAGGTGTGAAATCTACCGAAGATATTCAACGTTTAATTGGGCTAACCCAAGATTTGTCTGGCCGCACTGTTGTAATTTTAGAAGATATTATAGATACCGGAAATACGCTTGCCGAAGTACATCGTATTTTTAAAAACGAGAATGTTAAGGCTTTAAAAATTGCTACTTTATTTTACAAGCCTGAGGCCTATAAAAAAGACTTTAAACTACATTATGTTGGTATAGAAATCCCTAATAAATTTATTGTAGGCTACGGCTTAGATTATGATGGTTTAGGAAGAAATTTACCAGAAGTATATCAAATAAAAGAAACACAACACATGACAAATTTAGTGCTATTTGGCCCTCCAGGAGCAGGCAAAGGAACACAAGCAAACTTTTTAAAAGAAAAATACAACTTGGTACACATTTCTACCGGTGATGTTTTTCGATTCAATATTAAAAACGAAACAGCTCTCGGTATGTTAGCAAAATCGTTTATAGATAAAGGAGAGTTGGTTCCAGACCAAGTAACTATTGATATGTTAAATGCTGAAGTTGAAAAAAATGCCGATGCAAATGGGTTTATTTTCGACGGTTTTCCTAGAACAAATGCACAAGCAGAATCTCTAGATAAATTAATGGAAGCTAAAGATTCGCAAATTAACGCAATGATTGCGCTAGAGGTAGACGATGAGATTTTGGTTGGTCGTTTATTAGAAAGAGGAAAAACAAGCGGAAGACCTGATGATGCCGATGAATCTATTATAAGAAATAGAATTACCGAGTATTATAACAAAACTGCTATTTTAAAAGATTACTACAACGCACAAGAGAAATATTTTGGTGTTGATGGTGTTGGTAGTATTGAAGATATTACTGTGCGTTTAAGTACGGCAATTGATAAGTTGTAA
- the obgE gene encoding GTPase ObgE gives MTEGNFVDYVKMYVSSGKGGRGSAHLHREKYITKGGPDGGDGGRGGHIILRGNDNLWTLLHLKYKKHLRAGHGENGGKSRSFGADGEDFYLDVPLGTVIRDTETNEIILEITENGEERIIAEGGKGGLGNWHFRSSTNQTPRYAQPGLPMEEKYITLELKVLADVGLVGFPNAGKSTLLSVVTSAKPKIADYEFTTLKPNLGIVKYRDFQTFVMADIPGIIEGAAEGKGLGHYFLRHIERNSILLFMIPADAEDVRKQYDILLDELRRYNPEMLDKDRIIAISKSDMLDDELQAELKVELDNELPIPYVFISSVAQKGITELKDVLWKMLN, from the coding sequence ATGACAGAAGGAAATTTTGTAGATTACGTAAAAATGTATGTAAGCTCAGGTAAGGGTGGCCGTGGATCGGCGCATTTACATCGTGAAAAATATATTACAAAAGGTGGTCCCGATGGAGGAGATGGAGGCCGTGGTGGTCACATTATTCTACGTGGTAACGATAACTTATGGACCCTTCTGCATTTAAAATATAAAAAACACTTACGTGCTGGTCATGGTGAAAATGGTGGGAAAAGTAGAAGTTTTGGTGCCGATGGTGAAGATTTTTATTTAGATGTACCATTAGGAACCGTAATTCGTGATACTGAAACTAACGAAATCATTCTTGAAATTACGGAAAATGGTGAAGAAAGAATTATTGCCGAAGGTGGAAAAGGTGGTTTAGGAAACTGGCACTTTAGATCGTCTACAAACCAAACACCTCGCTATGCGCAACCTGGTTTGCCAATGGAAGAGAAGTACATAACTTTAGAGTTAAAAGTACTTGCAGATGTTGGTTTAGTAGGTTTTCCAAATGCAGGGAAATCAACACTTTTATCTGTAGTAACTTCTGCAAAACCAAAAATTGCCGATTACGAGTTTACAACCCTAAAACCAAATTTAGGTATTGTAAAATATCGTGATTTTCAAACTTTTGTAATGGCAGATATTCCTGGTATTATTGAAGGCGCTGCTGAAGGTAAAGGGTTAGGCCATTATTTTTTACGCCATATTGAGCGTAACTCAATTTTGTTGTTTATGATTCCTGCGGATGCGGAAGATGTAAGAAAACAATACGATATTTTACTTGATGAGCTTCGTCGTTACAACCCGGAAATGTTGGATAAAGATCGTATCATCGCCATATCAAAAAGTGATATGCTAGATGATGAGCTTCAAGCTGAGTTAAAAGTAGAACTAGACAATGAGTTACCAATTCCATACGTTTTTATTTCGTCTGTAGCCCAAAAAGGTATCACAGAGTTAAAGGATGTACTTTGGAAAATGTTGAATTAA
- a CDS encoding DUF4136 domain-containing protein, with translation MKLVKTLAILFLVTSCAPIYVNYDYEKGTDFAKYKSYNYYADMKTGLSELDTKRLLNALDEQLQAKGFALSDTPDFFIDIKSTEFQGAQRQTVGVGVGGGGGNVGGGVSIGLPLGQAQVTRQITIDFVDENIKQLYWQAVSESSFNPNSSPEKREARLSAIVTKILKKYPPKN, from the coding sequence ATGAAACTTGTTAAAACTCTCGCTATATTATTTTTAGTGACATCTTGCGCTCCTATTTATGTAAACTACGATTACGAAAAAGGTACAGATTTCGCCAAATACAAAAGCTATAACTATTATGCCGACATGAAAACTGGTTTAAGTGAGCTGGATACTAAACGACTTTTAAATGCTTTAGATGAACAACTGCAAGCCAAAGGTTTTGCATTGTCTGATACGCCCGATTTTTTTATAGACATAAAAAGCACCGAATTTCAAGGCGCACAAAGGCAAACCGTTGGCGTAGGAGTTGGTGGTGGAGGCGGTAATGTTGGCGGAGGTGTTTCTATTGGCTTACCTCTTGGGCAGGCACAAGTAACACGACAAATAACAATCGATTTTGTTGACGAAAATATCAAGCAGCTTTACTGGCAAGCAGTTAGCGAATCTAGTTTTAATCCAAATAGCTCGCCAGAAAAACGTGAAGCACGTTTAAGTGCTATTGTTACTAAAATATTAAAGAAGTATCCGCCGAAAAATTAG